The following proteins are co-located in the Fructilactobacillus carniphilus genome:
- a CDS encoding homoserine dehydrogenase, translating to MKIAILGHGTVGAGVTKLLSNPTKQPVNQLTVKSIWVRPEKVQLEARYTDDYQQILHDPEIEAVVEALGGEEPAATMIREALEHQKHVVTANNVVIALHLAEFQQLAQQQGVHLYFESSVGGGIPWIANLERVLRIDTVNEVQGIWNGTSNFILDEMTESGAPFDVVLSEAQRLGYAEADPSADIDGDDIENKLCISAALAYNADLRPGPQTLKVGIRNVTAADIHYFKQQQLLLKLMGKSVCQKGQVSLIIEPTLVPKTAAEASVRANQNQVRLHEATIGDLSLVGQGAGQLPTAHALVQDLLDIELAHGHQQQDLSSLLQVNQNLQTSDYVLRTHADVRQDLVGYDVERDADYYWIKQISAAAAHQLARQIKLRDQRVLLAAVA from the coding sequence GTGAAAATAGCAATCTTAGGGCACGGAACGGTTGGAGCAGGAGTAACCAAGCTGCTTTCTAATCCAACCAAGCAACCCGTAAACCAACTAACGGTGAAATCAATCTGGGTTCGACCGGAAAAGGTCCAATTAGAAGCGCGCTATACGGATGATTACCAACAAATTTTACATGACCCAGAAATTGAAGCCGTGGTAGAAGCCCTGGGTGGTGAGGAACCCGCGGCGACGATGATTCGTGAAGCGCTAGAACACCAGAAGCACGTAGTCACCGCAAATAATGTGGTAATTGCCCTTCATCTGGCTGAGTTTCAGCAACTGGCGCAGCAGCAGGGAGTGCACTTGTACTTTGAATCCAGCGTTGGCGGTGGGATTCCGTGGATTGCTAATTTGGAACGAGTGCTCCGCATTGATACGGTGAATGAAGTGCAGGGAATCTGGAACGGCACCAGTAACTTTATTTTGGATGAAATGACGGAGAGTGGTGCGCCGTTTGACGTGGTCCTGTCCGAGGCGCAACGACTAGGTTATGCGGAAGCCGATCCCAGCGCAGATATCGACGGCGACGACATTGAAAACAAGTTATGTATTAGTGCCGCGCTAGCTTACAACGCGGATTTGCGTCCGGGACCGCAAACCTTGAAAGTGGGAATTCGCAACGTAACGGCGGCTGACATTCACTACTTTAAACAGCAGCAATTATTGCTAAAACTAATGGGAAAAAGTGTTTGTCAGAAAGGGCAAGTTAGTTTGATTATTGAACCCACCCTGGTTCCCAAGACGGCGGCGGAAGCTAGCGTCCGTGCTAACCAGAACCAAGTTCGGTTGCATGAAGCAACGATTGGAGATTTGAGTTTGGTGGGGCAAGGAGCCGGGCAACTGCCTACGGCTCATGCCCTGGTTCAAGATTTATTGGACATCGAACTGGCTCATGGGCACCAACAGCAAGATCTATCGAGTCTTTTACAAGTCAATCAAAACTTGCAAACGAGCGACTACGTGTTGCGGACTCACGCTGATGTGCGGCAGGATTTGGTTGGGTATGACGTGGAACGCGATGCTGATTACTATTGGATTAAACAAATTAGTGCGGCGGCTGCCCACCAACTAGCCCGGCAAATTAAACTTCGAGATCAACGAGTTCTGCTGGCCGCGGTCGCTTAA
- a CDS encoding trans-sulfuration enzyme family protein yields MTGFNTKLIYGKGLNQVHDNQTGAVNVPIYQATTYAFKQVAGKHKYDYSRSLNPTREYLEDQIAALEDAQHGYAFASGSAAIHAVFTLFHPGDHIVVSRNIYGGTFRLIHDYLEPLGIEFSAVDTQDLAAVEAAIQPQTKAIYFETIDNPFLKVTSVKQIAAIAKRHHVLTIVDNTFLTPYLQQALTLGADVVIHSATKYLGGHSDVIAGLVVTNDDEIGKQLEFVQNAVGGILAPEDCTLVIRGIKTLSVRLDRHLQNAQKILDYLKTKSDQIERIYYPGQAGDASDAVAKTELKGYGGVITFALKPNVDAEKFVNSPRLIWLAVSLGSVESLIELPYFMTHAELPVAERRKVGITPQLVRLSVGLEDPDDLIADLEQAFAVAEQ; encoded by the coding sequence ATGACGGGTTTTAATACCAAATTAATTTACGGTAAGGGTTTAAATCAGGTTCACGATAATCAAACGGGGGCGGTTAACGTACCCATTTATCAAGCAACTACGTACGCTTTTAAGCAAGTAGCTGGAAAACATAAGTATGACTATTCCCGGTCGCTGAATCCGACCCGAGAATACTTGGAAGACCAGATTGCAGCGTTAGAAGATGCCCAGCATGGGTACGCCTTTGCTTCTGGAAGTGCGGCTATCCACGCAGTGTTTACCCTGTTTCATCCGGGCGACCACATCGTGGTGAGTCGCAATATTTACGGCGGGACCTTTCGGTTGATTCACGACTACCTCGAACCGCTGGGAATTGAATTTAGTGCGGTTGATACGCAGGATTTGGCGGCAGTAGAAGCGGCCATCCAACCGCAGACCAAGGCGATTTACTTTGAAACGATTGATAATCCATTCCTAAAGGTGACGAGTGTCAAACAAATTGCGGCAATCGCCAAACGTCATCACGTGCTCACCATTGTGGACAACACCTTTTTAACTCCGTATTTACAACAGGCGTTAACGCTGGGAGCCGACGTGGTGATTCATTCCGCCACAAAGTACCTGGGTGGTCATTCTGATGTGATTGCAGGACTGGTAGTGACAAATGACGATGAGATTGGTAAGCAACTAGAGTTTGTGCAGAATGCGGTGGGTGGAATCCTAGCTCCCGAAGACTGTACGTTGGTAATTCGCGGGATTAAGACGTTATCCGTTCGGTTGGATCGGCATTTACAAAATGCGCAGAAAATCCTGGACTATCTAAAAACCAAGTCCGACCAAATTGAACGAATTTACTATCCGGGTCAGGCGGGCGATGCAAGTGATGCGGTAGCGAAAACGGAACTAAAGGGCTACGGCGGGGTGATTACCTTTGCATTAAAGCCCAACGTGGATGCGGAAAAGTTCGTTAACAGTCCGCGGTTAATCTGGTTGGCCGTTAGCCTGGGATCCGTAGAAAGTTTGATTGAACTACCCTACTTTATGACGCATGCCGAATTACCGGTGGCAGAACGGCGTAAGGTGGGAATTACTCCCCAACTGGTTCGTCTGTCGGTGGGACTAGAGGATCCGGATGATTTAATTGCTGATTTAGAACAGGCCTTTGCGGTGGCTGAACAATAA